In a genomic window of Limisphaera ngatamarikiensis:
- a CDS encoding FkbM family methyltransferase, with product MTLAGKKNPVRLLGQALRCWWRLRDTGAFTWGDAWMNWRQWLWPGRWMMRRAAARLPQLARAELAEPGVYRVTVDPLGVRVYWAGQWNANVYHAIAQECDPGHPHCYTTPPIELDGQGVVVDVGACEGLFACRVLRQGLAARVIAFEPSARTAGYLRRAAEENGVADRLVVEVRAVTARSGRVPWVEGDAPEANRIGADADGANATEVEAVSLDDYCRARGLRLGPWDLIKIDAEGADLDVLRGAERLLREGAPQVAVTTYHVESHAREIWEYLRRVQPAYRFRIKGLWLFGPVRFWGGARLRPVLLQAAVPVERRPPRDGAGSGAGSGHAPCGSGVAEQVQLG from the coding sequence ATGACATTGGCCGGCAAGAAAAACCCGGTGCGGCTGCTGGGTCAAGCGTTGCGATGCTGGTGGCGGTTGCGGGACACGGGGGCCTTTACCTGGGGGGATGCGTGGATGAACTGGCGTCAGTGGTTGTGGCCGGGCCGATGGATGATGCGCCGGGCGGCTGCGCGTCTGCCGCAGCTGGCTCGGGCCGAGCTGGCGGAGCCGGGGGTGTACCGCGTGACGGTCGACCCTTTGGGGGTGAGGGTGTACTGGGCCGGGCAATGGAACGCGAACGTGTACCATGCCATTGCGCAGGAGTGCGATCCGGGGCATCCGCACTGCTACACAACGCCGCCCATTGAATTGGACGGGCAGGGCGTGGTGGTGGACGTGGGGGCGTGCGAGGGTTTGTTTGCGTGCCGGGTGTTGCGGCAGGGTCTGGCGGCGCGGGTGATTGCGTTTGAACCCTCGGCGCGCACGGCGGGGTACCTGCGGCGTGCGGCGGAGGAAAACGGAGTGGCCGATCGCCTGGTGGTGGAGGTCAGGGCTGTTACGGCCCGCTCGGGGCGCGTCCCCTGGGTGGAGGGAGACGCGCCGGAGGCGAATCGGATTGGCGCGGATGCGGACGGGGCAAACGCAACCGAGGTGGAGGCGGTGAGTCTGGATGATTATTGTCGGGCGCGGGGGCTGCGGCTGGGGCCGTGGGACCTGATCAAGATCGATGCGGAGGGGGCGGACCTGGATGTGTTGCGCGGGGCGGAACGTTTGTTACGGGAGGGTGCGCCGCAGGTTGCGGTGACCACGTATCATGTGGAGTCGCATGCCCGGGAGATTTGGGAGTATTTGCGGCGTGTGCAGCCGGCGTATCGGTTTCGGATCAAGGGCCTGTGGCTGTTCGGCCCTGTGCGGTTCTGGGGTGGGGCACGGTTGCGACCGGTGTTGTTGCAGGCGGCGGTACCGGTGGAACGGCGCCCGCCGCGGGATGGGGCCGGTTCAGGGGCCGGGTCGGGGCACGCGCCGTGCGGTTCAGGGGTTGCCGAACAGGTCCAGTTGGGTTGA
- a CDS encoding glycosyltransferase family 4 protein has protein sequence MPGRPLKVAWISYFPVEWLPEAPPDFRAMPRHHPASWQRVLFRAWQDQNPGVELHILALRKQFPRSCTFQIAPATFHCIRTIGGLRAPTLFWYDTWLVRRCLRRLQPDLVHAWGTENGAALIAARLPYAYLVTVQGLMTWYCQVVPNAPVYNRMAAWLERRSLSRAPLVTTESRFAVAFVRDHFAPRRILQIEHAPDPVFHQVVRRPPADRIRIVVNGRFHFAKGTDLLLDALSRLPGEQPWELVHIGAATGSWAQALKTRFPETFWERIRFRSGLTLDEVAEELSRATLLISPTRVDVSPNSVKEAVVAGVPVVGARVGGIPDYVLPEKNGVLFEPGNVDSLLHALRHALQHPQFRRGEVDPDTLRRMRDYLSPATMARRFFEAYTQLAPAAAAQSQNQ, from the coding sequence ATGCCCGGTCGCCCGTTGAAAGTCGCCTGGATCTCCTACTTTCCCGTGGAATGGCTGCCCGAAGCGCCGCCGGACTTTCGGGCCATGCCACGACATCACCCCGCCTCCTGGCAACGGGTCCTCTTCCGCGCCTGGCAGGACCAGAATCCGGGCGTGGAACTCCACATCCTTGCGCTCCGCAAACAATTCCCCCGTTCCTGCACCTTCCAGATCGCCCCGGCCACGTTCCATTGCATTCGAACCATCGGGGGACTGCGCGCCCCCACACTCTTCTGGTACGACACCTGGCTCGTGCGCCGATGCCTCCGCAGGTTGCAACCGGACCTTGTCCACGCCTGGGGAACTGAAAACGGAGCCGCGTTGATTGCAGCCCGACTGCCGTATGCCTACCTGGTAACCGTCCAGGGACTTATGACCTGGTACTGCCAGGTGGTACCCAACGCACCCGTTTACAATCGCATGGCCGCCTGGCTGGAACGGCGCAGTTTGTCCCGTGCCCCACTCGTCACCACGGAGTCCCGTTTCGCCGTCGCGTTCGTCAGGGACCACTTCGCCCCGCGCCGGATCCTGCAAATCGAACATGCACCGGACCCCGTGTTCCACCAGGTCGTTCGACGCCCACCGGCCGATCGGATCCGGATCGTGGTCAACGGCCGATTTCACTTCGCCAAAGGGACGGACCTCCTGCTGGACGCGTTAAGCCGCCTGCCCGGGGAACAGCCCTGGGAACTGGTCCACATCGGCGCTGCCACCGGCTCCTGGGCCCAAGCCCTGAAAACCCGGTTCCCCGAAACCTTCTGGGAACGAATCCGTTTCCGCTCCGGTCTCACCCTGGATGAAGTGGCAGAAGAGCTGAGCCGGGCCACGCTCCTGATCAGTCCCACCCGCGTGGACGTCAGCCCCAATTCCGTGAAGGAAGCCGTCGTGGCCGGTGTCCCCGTCGTCGGCGCCCGCGTGGGCGGGATTCCCGACTATGTCCTGCCCGAAAAAAACGGTGTGTTGTTCGAGCCCGGCAACGTGGATTCACTCCTCCACGCCCTCCGGCACGCACTCCAACATCCCCAATTCCGCCGGGGTGAAGTGGACCCCGACACCCTCCGCCGCATGCGCGACTATCTCTCCCCTGCCACCATGGCGCGTCGGTTCTTCGAGGCATACACGCAGCTGGCACCTGCCGCAGCAGCGCAGTCCCAAAATCAATAG
- a CDS encoding UDP-glucuronic acid decarboxylase family protein — MNTKQAERKRRTGRAESVKRRAGRSGREPVSVVTGAAGFLGSHLTDYLLAQGHRVIGIDNLITGNVANIEHLAGEPRFRFICQDVTEYLFLAGPVDYVWHFASPASPADYLNFPIQTLKVGSLGTHKALGLARHKGARFLLASTSEVYGDPEVHPQSEDYWGHVNPIGPRGCYDESKRFAEALTMAYQREHGLETRIVRIFNTYGPRMRLNDGRVVPNFIVQALKGRPLTVYGDGSQTRSFCYVSDLIEGVYRLMMSDYGLPVNLGNPTELTVLQFAREILRLTGSRSRIVFKPLPQDDPRQRRPDITRARKLLGWEPRVPLEEGLVRTIEDFRRRL, encoded by the coding sequence ATGAACACGAAGCAGGCAGAACGAAAACGGCGCACCGGCCGGGCTGAATCGGTGAAACGGCGGGCCGGGCGGTCGGGACGGGAACCGGTGTCGGTGGTCACCGGCGCGGCGGGTTTCCTGGGGTCGCATCTGACGGACTATCTGTTGGCGCAAGGGCACCGGGTGATTGGGATTGACAATCTGATCACGGGCAACGTCGCCAACATCGAGCATCTGGCGGGCGAGCCACGGTTCCGGTTCATCTGCCAGGACGTCACGGAGTATCTGTTTCTGGCGGGGCCCGTGGATTATGTGTGGCACTTTGCGTCGCCGGCCAGCCCGGCGGATTACCTGAACTTCCCGATCCAGACGCTGAAGGTGGGATCGTTGGGCACGCACAAGGCGTTGGGGCTGGCCCGACACAAGGGGGCGCGATTTCTTCTGGCCTCCACGTCCGAGGTGTACGGGGATCCGGAGGTGCATCCGCAGTCGGAGGACTACTGGGGGCACGTCAACCCGATCGGGCCCCGCGGCTGTTATGACGAATCGAAGCGGTTCGCCGAGGCGCTGACCATGGCGTACCAGCGCGAGCACGGGCTGGAGACCCGCATTGTGCGGATCTTCAACACGTACGGGCCCCGGATGCGCCTGAATGACGGGCGGGTGGTGCCGAATTTCATCGTTCAGGCGCTGAAGGGGCGGCCGCTGACCGTGTACGGCGATGGTTCGCAGACGCGGAGTTTTTGTTATGTGTCCGATCTCATCGAAGGGGTGTACCGGCTGATGATGAGCGATTACGGCCTGCCGGTGAACCTGGGCAATCCCACGGAACTGACGGTCTTGCAGTTTGCCCGGGAAATCCTGCGGCTGACCGGGTCGAGGAGTCGCATCGTGTTCAAACCGCTGCCGCAGGATGACCCTCGCCAGCGGCGTCCCGACATCACGCGGGCCCGAAAACTGCTGGGTTGGGAGCCGCGGGTGCCTTTGGAGGAGGGGCTGGTTCGGACCATTGAAGATTTTCGGCGCCGATTGTGA
- a CDS encoding class I SAM-dependent methyltransferase, giving the protein MERGTSRWIEVHGAGESPTDRLRRQLAEARAARTLAEAARDERAWLDRLRDEFHRVVVYLRRYRGLEFRGRILEIGAGACGFSAELSKLPQVVEVVATDVSRRLLEELAPRVFAHLGARTDKIVRVPADYHRLGFPDEAFDFVVCSATLHEAVDVVGVLREVRRVLKPGGRLVAVREPRPGWWGRGVVARAEAGGAEPRVRPYSRAEYEAFFAAAGLRLLENRLWPDGGLRGYVNGVWEGVTRGAYLFVAERSPVRSAPGVRPRRTRVLRAGPG; this is encoded by the coding sequence ATGGAGCGAGGGACTTCCAGGTGGATCGAGGTGCATGGGGCGGGTGAGTCGCCCACCGACCGGCTGCGGCGTCAGCTGGCGGAAGCCCGTGCGGCCCGGACGTTGGCGGAGGCGGCCCGGGACGAACGGGCCTGGCTGGATCGGTTGCGGGATGAGTTTCACCGGGTGGTGGTCTATTTGAGGCGGTACAGGGGTTTGGAGTTTCGGGGTCGGATTTTGGAGATCGGCGCGGGCGCATGCGGGTTCAGCGCGGAGCTTTCCAAGCTGCCGCAGGTGGTGGAGGTGGTGGCCACGGACGTTTCGCGGCGGCTGTTGGAGGAACTGGCGCCCCGGGTGTTTGCGCACCTGGGCGCGCGAACGGACAAGATTGTACGGGTTCCGGCCGATTACCATCGGCTTGGCTTTCCGGATGAGGCCTTCGATTTTGTGGTTTGTTCGGCGACGCTCCATGAGGCTGTGGATGTGGTGGGTGTGCTGCGTGAGGTGCGTCGAGTGCTGAAGCCCGGGGGTCGGCTGGTGGCGGTTCGGGAACCGCGGCCCGGCTGGTGGGGACGCGGCGTGGTTGCCCGGGCGGAAGCCGGTGGGGCGGAACCCCGGGTGCGACCCTACAGCCGTGCCGAGTACGAGGCCTTTTTTGCTGCGGCGGGGCTTCGGCTGTTGGAGAACCGGCTGTGGCCCGACGGCGGTTTGCGTGGATACGTCAACGGTGTATGGGAGGGTGTGACGCGGGGCGCTTACCTGTTTGTGGCGGAGCGTTCGCCGGTGCGCTCGGCCCCCGGTGTGAGGCCTCGCCGCACGAGGGTCCTTCGGGCGGGTCCGGGTTGA
- a CDS encoding secondary thiamine-phosphate synthase enzyme YjbQ → MVHQEEIQLHTTRAGQMHDLTAQVSDIVARSGIQTGVVHIFNIGSTAAVGSIEFEPGLQADLPRELNRLLPPGRHYGHEQTWHDGNAHSHLQATLLGPSLTVPVRGGRPVLGTWQQIFHLECDIKPRHRRIVVTVLGEPGPSPA, encoded by the coding sequence ATGGTCCACCAAGAGGAAATCCAACTGCACACCACACGAGCCGGGCAAATGCACGACCTGACCGCGCAGGTCAGCGATATCGTGGCCCGTTCCGGCATTCAGACCGGGGTGGTCCACATCTTCAACATCGGAAGCACCGCCGCGGTAGGGAGCATCGAGTTTGAACCCGGGTTACAGGCCGACCTGCCCCGCGAACTCAACCGTCTCCTGCCGCCCGGACGACATTACGGCCACGAACAAACCTGGCACGACGGCAACGCACATTCGCACCTGCAGGCCACTTTGCTCGGACCATCCTTAACCGTACCCGTCCGCGGCGGACGCCCGGTCCTGGGAACCTGGCAGCAGATCTTCCACCTCGAATGCGACATCAAACCGCGTCATCGCCGGATCGTGGTTACCGTGCTCGGCGAACCGGGGCCCTCACCAGCCTGA